A genome region from Gigantopelta aegis isolate Gae_Host chromosome 3, Gae_host_genome, whole genome shotgun sequence includes the following:
- the LOC121367449 gene encoding neuroglian-like isoform X1, with protein MNTAYLESLHICFCCFFLPLWGLVYIDEHLKKQIVGVGETARFVCLTAIHPADVQQVIVVWTHDGVPVNLTRHNKYSYQRHANQHILVIEHTDYRDSGEYSCQAKAGTVEDVSTAHLTVLGVPEPPKNLQLISCHGQSAELVWDPGDEHGASIRMYTVQFNASYQPDTWHDYSEPFDGETANALVSVSPWGTYAFTVIAHNSAGPSEPSNVTSSSCSAPPDKPDRNPKNVHARTDTKGKLVIEWQPMERLYQHGPGFRYHVFWRQSSSTYWNSAYQNDAAADSYEIDVDTVYGLYDIRVKAENDLGESHQPAFVFKGHSGEDEPIVVPKDFRLDRSRPLTSSTAHFIWEAVETSVDKIQGHFEGYRLEYWKSSEGRHKMKQTDIIVPHEQKDEPDVRAAISGLPSYTAVRAQVVVVNTHYSGPPSHIIDFFVPEGVPEKVRQLRAESVGMTYVLLKWLPPEIPNGVLVGYHIDYQQVVNVSLGPVIPLHPEIKNPSTLGARITGLEPHHSYRFYVSAKTKVGLGSPDVVDIRTVNGTLTEASKEAIPKWNMQKKKASISEGRQIVGSMVMLFVQILVMYLGM; from the exons GCCTGGTGTACATAGATGAGCACCTGAAGAAGCAGATTGTGGGTGTGGGCGAGACGGCGCGCTTCGTGTGTCTGACGGCCATCCACCCCGCCGACGTGCAGCAGGTGATCGTCGTGTGGACGCATGACGGCGTCCCCGTCAACCTGACCCGACACAACAAGTACTCGTACCAGCGCCACGCCAACCAGCACATCCTCGTCATCGAGCACACCGACTACCGCGACTCCGGCGAGTACTCGTGTCAGGCCAAGGCGGGGACTGTGGAGGACGTGTCCACGGCCCATCTCACGGTGCTAG GGGTACCGGAACCACCCAAGAACCTCCAACTGATCAGCTGTCACGGCCAGTCCGCCGAACTGGTCTGGGATCCGGGAGACGAGCATGGCGCGTCTATTAGAATGTATACGGTACAGTTCAACGCGTCTTACCAACCAGACACGTGGCATGACTACTCCGAGCCATTTGACGGGGAAACAGCCAACGCCCTTGTCTCGGTTTCGCCCTGGGGCACCTATGCATTTACAGTTATTGCCCATAACAGTGCCGGGCCAAGCGAGCCCAGTAACGTGACGTCATCATCTTGTTCGGCACCTCCGGACAAACCCGATCGCAATCCGAAGAACGTGCATGCAAGAACGGATACAAAAGGGAAGCTGGTTATAGAATGGCAA cCCATGGAACGCCTATACCAGCATGGCCCTGGTTTCCGGTATCACGTATTTTGGCGCCAGAGTTCCAGTACATACTGGAACTCTGCATATCAAAACGACGCCGCCGCCGATTCGTACGAAATTGACGTGGACACTGTGTACGGGTTGTATGACATACGGGTTAAAGCCGAAAATGACCTCGGAGAATCACATCAACCAGCATTTGTTTTCAAAGGTCACTCTGGGGAAGATG AGCCCATCGTTGTACCAAAGGATTTTCGACTGGATCGAAGTCGTCCACTTACCTCGAGTACAGCGCATTTTATCTGGGAAGCAGTGGAAACGTCAGTGGATAAAATACAAGGACACTTTGAAGGATATAGG CTCGAGTACTGGAAGTCAAGTGAAGGGCGGCACAAGATGAAACAGACTGACATTATTGTCCCACACGAACAGAAAGATGAACCGGATGTGAGGGCAGCCATATCCGGTCTTCCGTCGTACACCGCTGTGAGGGCGCAGGTGGTGGTTGTTAACACACACTACTCCGGACCACCGAGTCATATCATTGACTTCTTCGTGCCTGAAGGAG TTCCAGAGAAGGTACGCCAGCTTCGCGCCGAATCAGTCGGGATGACGTATGTACTGCTCAAGTGGTTGCCCCCGGAGATCCCTAACGGGGTTTTGGTTGGTTACCATATCGACTATCAGCAAG ttgtcAACGTAAGTCTTGGGCCGGTAATTCCGCTACACCCTGAAATTAAGAACCCTTCCACGCTGGGCGCACGAATCACGGGACTAGAGCCTCATCACTCATACAGATTCTATGTGTCCGCGAAGACAAAAGTAGGGCTTGGGTCACCAGATGTTGTCGATATCCGTACAGTGAATGGAACac TGACAGAGGCAAGCAAAGAAGCTATACCGAAGTGGAACATGCAAAAGAAAAAAGCTTCAATATCAGAAGGTCGGCAAATCGTGGGTTCCATGGTTATGCTCTTTGTCCAGATTCTGGTTATGTATCTAGGAATGTGA
- the LOC121367449 gene encoding neuroglian-like isoform X2 → MNTAYLESLHICFCCFFLPLWGLVYIDEHLKKQIVGVGETARFVCLTAIHPADVQQVIVVWTHDGVPVNLTRHNKYSYQRHANQHILVIEHTDYRDSGEYSCQAKAGTVEDVSTAHLTVLGVPEPPKNLQLISCHGQSAELVWDPGDEHGASIRMYTVQFNASYQPDTWHDYSEPFDGETANALVSVSPWGTYAFTVIAHNSAGPSEPSNVTSSSCSAPPDKPDRNPKNVHARTDTKGKLVIEWQPMERLYQHGPGFRYHVFWRQSSSTYWNSAYQNDAAADSYEIDVDTVYGLYDIRVKAENDLGESHQPAFVFKGHSGEDEPIVVPKDFRLDRSRPLTSSTAHFIWEAVETSVDKIQGHFEGYRLEYWKSSEGRHKMKQTDIIVPHEQKDEPDVRAAISGLPSYTAVRAQVVVVNTHYSGPPSHIIDFFVPEGDGLDSGYELGTHLY, encoded by the exons GCCTGGTGTACATAGATGAGCACCTGAAGAAGCAGATTGTGGGTGTGGGCGAGACGGCGCGCTTCGTGTGTCTGACGGCCATCCACCCCGCCGACGTGCAGCAGGTGATCGTCGTGTGGACGCATGACGGCGTCCCCGTCAACCTGACCCGACACAACAAGTACTCGTACCAGCGCCACGCCAACCAGCACATCCTCGTCATCGAGCACACCGACTACCGCGACTCCGGCGAGTACTCGTGTCAGGCCAAGGCGGGGACTGTGGAGGACGTGTCCACGGCCCATCTCACGGTGCTAG GGGTACCGGAACCACCCAAGAACCTCCAACTGATCAGCTGTCACGGCCAGTCCGCCGAACTGGTCTGGGATCCGGGAGACGAGCATGGCGCGTCTATTAGAATGTATACGGTACAGTTCAACGCGTCTTACCAACCAGACACGTGGCATGACTACTCCGAGCCATTTGACGGGGAAACAGCCAACGCCCTTGTCTCGGTTTCGCCCTGGGGCACCTATGCATTTACAGTTATTGCCCATAACAGTGCCGGGCCAAGCGAGCCCAGTAACGTGACGTCATCATCTTGTTCGGCACCTCCGGACAAACCCGATCGCAATCCGAAGAACGTGCATGCAAGAACGGATACAAAAGGGAAGCTGGTTATAGAATGGCAA cCCATGGAACGCCTATACCAGCATGGCCCTGGTTTCCGGTATCACGTATTTTGGCGCCAGAGTTCCAGTACATACTGGAACTCTGCATATCAAAACGACGCCGCCGCCGATTCGTACGAAATTGACGTGGACACTGTGTACGGGTTGTATGACATACGGGTTAAAGCCGAAAATGACCTCGGAGAATCACATCAACCAGCATTTGTTTTCAAAGGTCACTCTGGGGAAGATG AGCCCATCGTTGTACCAAAGGATTTTCGACTGGATCGAAGTCGTCCACTTACCTCGAGTACAGCGCATTTTATCTGGGAAGCAGTGGAAACGTCAGTGGATAAAATACAAGGACACTTTGAAGGATATAGG CTCGAGTACTGGAAGTCAAGTGAAGGGCGGCACAAGATGAAACAGACTGACATTATTGTCCCACACGAACAGAAAGATGAACCGGATGTGAGGGCAGCCATATCCGGTCTTCCGTCGTACACCGCTGTGAGGGCGCAGGTGGTGGTTGTTAACACACACTACTCCGGACCACCGAGTCATATCATTGACTTCTTCGTGCCTGAAGGAG